The Candidatus Binataceae bacterium nucleotide sequence TATCGAAATAGCCGCATAGAAACAGGATGAACCTCACGCTCGCGCCATAGGTGAAGCGCAATTGGCTCATCTTGATCGCTTCTTCCTTTCGACGCTTGTTAACGTTGGTGAAATCGCCCGCCGACTTTGCCTCGATCATGAGGGGCAACTCTCCAGTCTTACCTCTCTTCGGCATTATGACCGTGTCAACTGGAATGTTGATTGTCGAACCAGTCCCTTGCAGTTTCACAGCCACATTCGTGCGGAAGCTGAACGTGCCAGGCGGCATCGCATCGAAGCTGATTTTCGCTGGCAGAGGTTTATAGCCGCGCTTCGTCAGCCAGGCCGCGATGGTCTCGAGCTGCCGCTTCTCCTGTGCGTTGCGGATGATCGGGTTGGCGATGGCTCCGCACAGTCTGTCAGCAACCACTGTTGCTGCGCGGTGTATTTCCGCTCCGGCCGGTCTCCCGCCGCGACCCAGCCAGACAAATATATCGCGATCGGCCATCCGCCCGACAATCTTCGCAATCTTTTCAAGGTCACCCTCTAGTGAAGCCGAGCTCATGCGCCGGGGAAGCTTGCCCTCCTCCATGCAGCCGACCAGGTTCCGCGAAACTCCCGCGAGTCCGATCAGCCGGTCAACCGCGAGCGGTGGACATGCCGACATCCGCAGCGTCGGCAACACCCCCGGCTCGCGAAGCAGCAGCGCCGAGCTCACATCGCTCAGGTTTGCAGTCTTCGCCAATGTAGATTCGACGTCCCTGGTCGCCTTTATTCGTGTTTCGCGGTACGCGGAGGGCGCGAACTTCATGAACCAATCGTTATACATATCGACGGACCGGATAATGTCGCTTTTCCAACGGTCAGGTTTTGTCCGATTGACACCTGAATCTTGATTGCCAGACGCCACGCCTTTTTTCTCCACAGTGTCCCAAAATCGGGATCAAATACCGCGCCGAGCCTGGCAGCCCGCGTTGCTGACTCATCGCGCAGATCGCTCTTGAATTCAAAGCGCGTGCGCGCCCCCAGCG carries:
- a CDS encoding XamI family restriction endonuclease produces the protein MKFAPSAYRETRIKATRDVESTLAKTANLSDVSSALLLREPGVLPTLRMSACPPLAVDRLIGLAGVSRNLVGCMEEGKLPRRMSSASLEGDLEKIAKIVGRMADRDIFVWLGRGGRPAGAEIHRAATVVADRLCGAIANPIIRNAQEKRQLETIAAWLTKRGYKPLPAKISFDAMPPGTFSFRTNVAVKLQGTGSTINIPVDTVIMPKRGKTGELPLMIEAKSAGDFTNVNKRRKEEAIKMSQLRFTYGASVRFILFLCGYFDSGYLGYEAAEGIDWVWEHRIAELAEFGV